In Sinorhizobium arboris LMG 14919, a genomic segment contains:
- a CDS encoding NnrU family protein → MAELLMALLAFLLLHSVPAMPAIRGRLIDRLGRTNYFALYSLVSIIVLGWVFYAALNVDFIPLWEPAPWQAWITLIAAPLGAFLVLAGLFSVNALSVSIRQGETQGAIVSITRHPVLWGFALWALGHLVANGDLRSLVLFGGFAAFALGGISMLEKRARLRLGETWQRRAEATSVLPFAAIVSRRARLSSDAPMAFAGIAAAVLTFWLLGGGHAELFHADPLLLVTPF, encoded by the coding sequence ATGGCCGAGCTGTTAATGGCGCTCCTTGCATTTCTGCTTCTCCACTCGGTTCCGGCGATGCCCGCCATCCGCGGGAGGCTCATAGATCGCCTCGGCCGGACGAACTACTTCGCGCTTTATTCCCTCGTATCCATCATTGTCCTCGGTTGGGTATTCTACGCGGCGCTGAACGTCGACTTCATTCCCCTATGGGAGCCCGCGCCTTGGCAAGCCTGGATAACATTGATCGCAGCGCCTCTCGGAGCGTTTCTCGTGCTTGCCGGACTTTTCAGCGTCAATGCGCTCTCGGTTTCAATCCGCCAGGGTGAGACGCAAGGCGCGATCGTCTCCATCACGCGCCACCCTGTTCTTTGGGGGTTCGCCCTTTGGGCGTTGGGCCATCTCGTCGCCAATGGCGACCTGCGGTCGCTCGTCCTGTTCGGCGGCTTCGCCGCGTTCGCGCTCGGCGGCATATCCATGCTGGAAAAGCGCGCACGCCTACGGCTCGGCGAAACATGGCAGCGTCGGGCCGAGGCAACGTCCGTCCTGCCGTTCGCGGCTATTGTTTCAAGACGCGCACGACTTTCAAGCGATGCACCCATGGCTTTCGCGGGCATAGCAGCCGCCGTTCTCACCTTTTGGCTGCTTGGCGGCGGCCATGCCGAGCTGTTTCATGCCGACCCGTTGCTGCTCGTGACGCCGTTCTAA
- a CDS encoding cytochrome c oxidase subunit 3 — protein MQEAMTARAADEEDEDTFILWVLIWSELAAFGILIGAFLVVATIASQEFSVARLHLEPGIAAFNTLVLLTSGWQAAIAAQKGASVTTRRRGLLAAALLGSGFVAIKLYEYGIEMRFAGQAEFRTFFELYFILTGFHLFHVAFVAIILFVVAWRPRRANVELVTTLWHVIDLVWIVMFPVLYLV, from the coding sequence ATGCAAGAAGCAATGACCGCCCGCGCAGCCGACGAGGAGGACGAGGACACCTTCATCCTCTGGGTGCTCATATGGAGCGAACTTGCCGCGTTTGGCATTCTCATCGGCGCTTTCCTTGTGGTCGCAACCATCGCCTCTCAGGAGTTCTCGGTCGCCCGTCTGCACCTCGAGCCGGGGATTGCCGCTTTCAATACGCTGGTTCTTTTGACGAGCGGCTGGCAGGCGGCGATTGCCGCGCAGAAGGGCGCCTCCGTCACGACGCGGCGTCGGGGCTTGCTGGCAGCGGCGCTTCTCGGTTCGGGCTTCGTCGCGATAAAACTCTACGAATACGGCATTGAAATGCGCTTTGCCGGGCAAGCCGAGTTCCGGACGTTTTTCGAGCTATACTTCATACTGACGGGCTTTCACCTTTTCCATGTCGCGTTCGTCGCCATCATCCTGTTCGTCGTCGCTTGGCGACCCCGGCGGGCAAATGTTGAACTCGTGACCACGCTGTGGCACGTGATCGACCTCGTCTGGATCGTCATGTTCCCCGTCCTCTACCTGGTTTAA
- a CDS encoding cytochrome C oxidase subunit IV family protein has protein sequence MGDHTSRQLTKTWAILAVMVIAGMLLTRQIEDPVVPLALAIALLILAVLKARLVVLDFLGLRSGSRPLRLGLLAWPMFFAFAAAAKALIATFVLTG, from the coding sequence ATGGGCGACCATACCTCCCGGCAACTGACGAAAACTTGGGCCATTCTCGCTGTCATGGTCATCGCCGGCATGCTGCTCACCCGGCAGATCGAGGATCCGGTGGTTCCCCTCGCCTTGGCCATTGCCCTGTTGATACTCGCAGTGCTGAAGGCTCGCCTGGTGGTCCTCGATTTTCTCGGCCTCCGTTCCGGCTCGCGGCCCTTGCGTCTCGGGCTTCTCGCATGGCCGATGTTCTTCGCGTTCGCCGCTGCGGCGAAAGCGCTCATCGCGACCTTTGTACTGACCGGCTGA
- a CDS encoding c-type cytochrome — MAERLTKAGARNVFYGGSIFFFLIFVGLTAHSHYYMKTESTDETTLTDSVARGKHVWEKNSCINCHTLIGEGAYFAPELGNVWKRWGGETDPEGARETLKSWMAAQPSGAVGRRQMPQFNLTEQELNDLADFLEWTSRIKTHNWPPNEAG; from the coding sequence ATGGCAGAACGCCTTACCAAAGCAGGGGCCCGCAACGTCTTCTACGGGGGCTCCATTTTCTTCTTCTTGATTTTTGTCGGACTAACGGCCCACAGCCATTACTACATGAAAACCGAGTCCACAGACGAGACGACACTGACGGACTCGGTGGCGCGCGGGAAGCATGTCTGGGAAAAAAACTCGTGCATCAACTGCCATACGCTCATTGGTGAAGGCGCCTATTTCGCGCCGGAGCTCGGCAATGTCTGGAAGCGCTGGGGCGGCGAGACGGATCCCGAAGGCGCACGCGAGACACTGAAATCCTGGATGGCGGCACAACCCTCCGGCGCCGTGGGGCGGCGGCAGATGCCGCAGTTCAATCTTACCGAACAGGAACTGAATGACCTTGCCGACTTCCTCGAATGGACGAGTCGAATCAAGACGCACAACTGGCCACCGAACGAGGCCGGTTAA
- a CDS encoding nitric-oxide reductase large subunit: protein MKYQTQKVAMLYFYGSLGLFLAQVLFGVLAGTIYVLPNTLSELLPFNIVRMVHTNALIVWLLMGFMGATYYLLPEEAETELYSPKIAIAQFWIFLVAAAVAVVGYLLHIHEGREFLEQPFAIKIGIVIVALMFLFNVTLTVLKGRKTTVTNILIFGLWGVAIFFLFAFYNPTNLALDKMYWWYVVHLWVEGVWELIMASVLAFLMIKLNGIDREVVEKWLYAIVGLALFSGILGTGHHYYWIGAPGYWQWIGSLFSTLEVAPFFTMVIFTFVMTWKAGRKHPNKAALLWSIGCSVMAFFGAGVWGFLHTLSSVNYYTHGTQVTAAHGHLAFFGAYVMLNLAVMAYAIPEIKGRAPYNQWLSIASFWAMCTAMSVMTFALTFAGVVQVHLQRVLGESFMAVQEQLALFYWIRLGSGVVVLVSALMFIWAVLVPGRLRHPVVKQAILPAE, encoded by the coding sequence ATGAAATATCAAACGCAAAAGGTCGCCATGCTGTATTTCTACGGCTCGCTCGGCCTGTTCCTCGCTCAGGTCCTGTTCGGCGTCCTTGCTGGCACCATCTACGTGCTGCCGAACACGCTTTCCGAACTCCTGCCGTTTAACATCGTGCGCATGGTGCACACCAATGCGCTGATCGTCTGGCTGCTGATGGGCTTCATGGGCGCTACCTATTACCTCCTGCCGGAAGAGGCGGAGACGGAGCTCTACAGTCCTAAGATCGCGATTGCCCAGTTTTGGATCTTCCTCGTGGCGGCGGCCGTCGCGGTGGTCGGCTATCTCCTGCACATCCATGAGGGCCGTGAATTCCTGGAGCAGCCATTCGCGATCAAGATCGGCATCGTCATCGTCGCGCTGATGTTCCTCTTCAACGTCACCCTGACGGTCCTGAAAGGTCGCAAAACGACAGTAACCAACATCCTGATCTTCGGCCTATGGGGTGTGGCAATTTTCTTCCTCTTCGCATTCTACAATCCGACCAACCTGGCGCTCGACAAGATGTATTGGTGGTACGTGGTCCATCTCTGGGTCGAAGGCGTATGGGAGTTGATCATGGCGTCGGTGCTCGCCTTCCTCATGATCAAGCTCAACGGCATCGACCGCGAGGTCGTGGAGAAGTGGCTCTACGCAATCGTCGGCTTGGCTCTCTTCTCCGGCATCCTGGGCACCGGCCATCACTATTATTGGATCGGCGCGCCGGGATACTGGCAATGGATAGGCTCACTGTTCTCGACACTCGAGGTCGCGCCCTTCTTCACCATGGTCATCTTCACTTTCGTCATGACCTGGAAGGCTGGTCGCAAGCATCCGAATAAGGCCGCACTGCTCTGGTCGATCGGCTGCTCCGTCATGGCTTTCTTCGGAGCGGGCGTCTGGGGCTTCCTGCACACGCTATCATCGGTCAACTACTATACGCACGGTACCCAGGTTACCGCCGCCCACGGCCATCTCGCCTTCTTCGGCGCCTATGTGATGCTGAACCTCGCCGTCATGGCCTATGCGATTCCGGAGATTAAGGGGCGCGCGCCATACAATCAGTGGCTGTCGATCGCAAGCTTCTGGGCGATGTGCACCGCCATGTCGGTCATGACCTTCGCGCTCACTTTCGCCGGTGTCGTTCAGGTGCACCTGCAGCGTGTCCTGGGCGAGAGCTTCATGGCCGTGCAGGAGCAGCTCGCCCTGTTCTACTGGATCCGCCTCGGCTCGGGCGTCGTCGTCCTCGTGTCGGCGCTGATGTTCATCTGGGCGGTGCTGGTGCCCGGTAGGCTCCGCCATCCTGTCGTCAAGCAAGCCATCCTGCCCGCCGAATGA
- a CDS encoding CbbQ/NirQ/NorQ/GpvN family protein — protein MNIALKNPQFPEGDIPAYSPSGNECALFESAWVRRLPLLLKGPTGCGKTRFVAHMAAKLGLPLATVSCHDDLAAADLAGRYLLKGGDTVWVDGPLTRAVRQGGICYLDEIVEARKDVAVVLHPLTDDRRILPLERTGETLEAPPGFMLVVSYNPGYQNLLKTLKPSTRQRFIAIEFDFLPRDHEIAVVSRESGLDEARVAPLVDLAHRLRALKGHDLEEGVSTRLLVYCASLVDSGLSLRDAVLATMIEPLTDEPEVKAALIEIAGAIIH, from the coding sequence ATGAACATTGCCCTGAAAAATCCGCAATTTCCCGAGGGCGACATCCCGGCTTATTCTCCGTCGGGCAATGAGTGCGCGCTGTTTGAGAGCGCGTGGGTCCGTCGGCTTCCACTCCTGCTGAAGGGGCCGACCGGCTGCGGCAAGACCCGCTTTGTCGCCCACATGGCGGCGAAGCTCGGCTTGCCGCTTGCAACGGTGTCCTGCCATGACGATCTCGCCGCCGCAGATCTCGCCGGCCGTTATCTCCTGAAGGGCGGCGACACTGTCTGGGTGGACGGTCCGCTGACACGCGCCGTCCGCCAAGGCGGCATCTGCTACCTCGACGAGATCGTCGAGGCCCGGAAGGATGTGGCCGTGGTGCTCCACCCGCTGACGGACGACCGGCGCATCCTGCCGCTGGAGCGTACCGGCGAGACACTGGAAGCCCCGCCGGGCTTCATGCTCGTCGTCTCCTACAATCCTGGATACCAGAATCTCCTGAAGACTCTGAAGCCGAGTACCCGCCAGCGATTCATCGCCATTGAATTCGATTTCCTGCCGAGGGATCACGAAATTGCAGTTGTGTCTCGGGAAAGCGGTCTCGACGAGGCCCGCGTCGCGCCGCTGGTCGACCTCGCCCATCGGCTGAGGGCGCTGAAGGGACATGACCTGGAGGAGGGCGTTTCGACGCGTCTCCTTGTCTACTGCGCAAGCCTTGTCGACAGCGGTCTTTCCCTGCGCGATGCCGTGCTCGCAACGATGATCGAACCGCTCACAGACGAGCCAGAGGTCAAGGCGGCATTGATCGAGATCGCCGGCGCCATCATCCATTGA
- a CDS encoding nitric oxide reductase activation protein NorD, with the protein MLDFLELEETVGRAWHRFIGDTRTWPRFPDEAVRLDDIQGVLAIYFRGLGGERAVQIAPARGRTSAHRLRLRQSIGLGEEKLVQPARDHATLMLPAEIDLFPARRLNRDLYFWLAATMAIMPLTPVRAIDPLCRDLANLARAQQTVTQVLAAFPAMRPRYRRLCRAVLKVRQQRALPAVEQHVESRILDMLQDGAGRFDEAMPVIFPRRAPPGYLPMLPVPLWPDILLREETERRENEDEPASGGRQVEVGETTRHVAAREAKRQTERSPFILNRFEKILAMAEMVNVDRPADDSDNHDAQAADELDDMMLGERQGRPAARFRFDLDLPPEALDRTPLTAEFTYPEWDYRGAVYLKDHCRVYAASASGEGVAREPDPATKSLIRRVRRQFEVLRPRHEMLKAQIDGSDLDLDAVVRHRTDLKAGGQGSDRIHMMSRPRAHDLAVTILVDVSLSTDAWFDNLRVLDVEKQALTVLAHGLSACGDAHEILTFTSRRRDWIRVETVKAFDEPMGAAVEARIAALKPGYYTRIGAAVRHAAAGLVRRPNRRKLLIILTDGKPNDVDHYEGRFALEDSRRAVIEARHSGINVFGVTVDREAKAYVPVIFGQNGYAVVGNIGRLPAALPAIYRGLVR; encoded by the coding sequence ATGCTAGATTTCCTTGAGCTCGAAGAAACGGTCGGCCGGGCCTGGCACAGGTTCATCGGCGACACGCGCACCTGGCCGCGCTTTCCAGACGAAGCGGTCCGGCTGGACGACATTCAAGGCGTGCTTGCCATTTACTTCCGCGGCCTGGGCGGCGAGCGGGCGGTGCAGATCGCACCCGCCCGCGGCCGCACGTCGGCACACCGGCTGCGGCTGCGCCAGAGCATTGGACTCGGCGAGGAAAAACTTGTGCAGCCGGCGCGTGACCACGCGACGCTAATGTTGCCGGCCGAGATCGACCTGTTTCCAGCACGGCGACTCAATCGCGATCTCTACTTCTGGCTTGCAGCGACCATGGCAATCATGCCGCTTACGCCCGTGCGCGCCATCGATCCTCTGTGCCGCGACCTTGCCAACCTCGCTCGCGCGCAGCAGACAGTGACGCAGGTGCTTGCAGCGTTCCCCGCAATGCGTCCGCGCTATCGCCGTCTTTGCAGGGCGGTGCTGAAGGTGCGGCAACAACGGGCTCTTCCGGCCGTCGAGCAGCACGTCGAAAGCCGTATCCTGGACATGCTCCAGGACGGCGCGGGCCGGTTCGACGAGGCCATGCCGGTCATTTTTCCGCGCCGGGCTCCGCCCGGCTACCTGCCCATGCTCCCCGTCCCGCTTTGGCCAGACATATTGCTGCGCGAGGAGACGGAGCGGCGGGAGAATGAAGACGAGCCAGCCAGCGGCGGCCGCCAAGTGGAAGTGGGCGAGACGACCCGCCATGTCGCAGCCCGAGAGGCCAAGCGACAAACCGAGCGCAGCCCCTTCATTCTCAACCGCTTCGAAAAGATCCTCGCGATGGCGGAAATGGTCAATGTCGATCGCCCCGCCGACGATAGTGACAACCACGACGCACAGGCTGCTGACGAGCTCGACGACATGATGCTTGGGGAGCGCCAGGGACGTCCGGCCGCGCGTTTCCGCTTCGACCTCGATCTGCCGCCCGAAGCGCTCGACCGAACGCCTCTGACGGCGGAGTTCACCTATCCGGAATGGGACTATCGCGGTGCGGTCTATCTAAAGGACCATTGCCGGGTTTACGCGGCATCTGCATCCGGTGAAGGTGTCGCCCGCGAGCCGGACCCGGCGACGAAGAGTCTTATTCGCCGCGTTCGTCGGCAGTTTGAAGTGCTGAGGCCACGGCACGAGATGTTGAAGGCTCAAATCGACGGGTCGGATCTCGATCTCGATGCCGTGGTCCGCCACCGGACCGATCTCAAGGCCGGTGGGCAAGGCAGTGATCGCATCCATATGATGAGCCGGCCGCGGGCGCATGACTTGGCCGTCACGATTCTTGTCGACGTCTCACTATCGACCGACGCCTGGTTCGATAATCTTCGCGTGCTCGACGTCGAGAAGCAGGCGCTGACGGTCTTGGCGCACGGGCTTTCGGCCTGCGGCGATGCCCACGAGATCCTCACCTTCACCTCGCGGCGCCGCGACTGGATACGGGTCGAGACCGTCAAGGCTTTCGATGAGCCAATGGGAGCTGCTGTTGAAGCGCGCATAGCGGCGCTAAAGCCCGGCTACTACACCCGCATCGGCGCGGCGGTCCGACACGCCGCCGCTGGCCTTGTCAGACGGCCGAACCGCCGCAAGCTCCTCATCATTTTGACGGATGGCAAGCCAAACGACGTCGACCACTACGAGGGGCGTTTCGCCCTGGAGGACAGCCGCCGCGCAGTGATTGAAGCCCGTCATTCAGGCATCAATGTCTTCGGGGTGACGGTGGACCGCGAGGCGAAAGCCTATGTGCCAGTGATCTTCGGACAGAACGGCTACGCGGTCGTCGGCAACATCGGCAGGCTACCTGCGGCCCTGCCTGCGATCTATCGCGGCCTTGTGAGATAG
- the hemN gene encoding oxygen-independent coproporphyrinogen III oxidase gives MQSALVAKYGEARLPRYTSYPTAPRFSPTIGAGTYGDWLSTAPAEKPVSLYFHVPFCRSMCWYCGCHTTITQRDQPILDYLDMLREEVRLVSATTNKRLSVNHVHFGGGTPTIIRPEEFQDLLALARDRFDFADDAEIAVEIDPRTLEPEMAVALGEAGVRRASLGVQSFDPVVQKAINRIQSEEQTLLSVLRLRRAGVRSINFDLIYGLPHQTVESCIATAQAALAMAPDRFSVFGYAHVPSFKKHQRLIDEAALSDAQGRVAQAEAIAATLTAAGYRRIGLDHFARPEDSLAVAQATGRLHRNFQGYTTDACETLIGFGASAIGRVPEGYAQNDVAPGLYAQRIASGRLATAKGYRLTREDRVRAQIIERLMCDFSVDVPTIAAENGFDPSILLEGNARIAMLEQDGILENSSGIIRLREDSRFLIRAVAAAFDVYLDQSAHTHSKAA, from the coding sequence ATGCAATCGGCTCTCGTCGCGAAATATGGCGAGGCGCGTCTGCCCCGCTACACGAGCTATCCAACCGCACCTCGCTTTTCGCCGACGATCGGCGCCGGCACCTATGGCGATTGGCTCTCAACCGCACCGGCGGAGAAGCCGGTATCGCTCTACTTCCATGTCCCGTTCTGCCGGTCGATGTGTTGGTACTGCGGCTGCCATACGACCATAACGCAGCGCGACCAACCGATCCTGGACTATCTGGACATGCTGCGCGAGGAAGTGCGGCTCGTCTCCGCGACCACCAATAAACGCCTCAGCGTCAATCATGTGCATTTCGGCGGAGGAACGCCGACGATCATTCGACCGGAAGAATTTCAGGATCTTCTCGCACTTGCCCGGGACCGGTTCGACTTTGCGGACGATGCCGAGATTGCGGTGGAAATCGATCCCAGGACGCTTGAACCGGAGATGGCAGTAGCGCTCGGCGAAGCCGGCGTTCGCAGGGCGAGCCTGGGTGTCCAGAGCTTCGATCCGGTCGTCCAAAAGGCCATCAACCGCATTCAGAGCGAGGAACAGACGCTGCTGAGCGTCCTTCGCCTTCGCAGGGCAGGCGTCCGCAGTATCAATTTCGATCTCATCTACGGCCTACCTCATCAAACCGTGGAGTCCTGCATTGCGACGGCCCAGGCAGCGCTCGCGATGGCGCCCGATCGGTTTTCCGTTTTTGGCTACGCGCATGTCCCGTCGTTCAAGAAACATCAGCGTCTGATTGATGAAGCCGCACTCTCGGATGCCCAGGGCCGCGTAGCGCAGGCCGAAGCCATCGCCGCCACTCTGACCGCCGCCGGCTATCGTCGCATCGGGCTCGACCATTTTGCCCGTCCGGAGGATAGCCTGGCGGTAGCTCAGGCAACGGGAAGGCTGCACCGCAATTTCCAAGGATATACCACGGACGCCTGCGAGACCCTCATCGGTTTTGGCGCTTCGGCGATCGGGCGGGTGCCGGAAGGCTATGCGCAGAATGACGTCGCCCCGGGCCTTTATGCGCAGAGAATTGCCTCCGGTCGCCTCGCCACGGCGAAGGGCTACCGTCTCACCAGGGAGGACCGCGTGCGAGCGCAAATCATCGAACGCTTGATGTGCGACTTCAGCGTTGACGTTCCCACCATTGCGGCAGAAAACGGGTTCGATCCGAGCATACTTTTGGAGGGCAATGCCAGGATTGCCATGCTGGAACAAGACGGCATCCTGGAAAATTCCAGCGGCATCATACGGCTCCGCGAAGACAGCCGTTTTCTCATTCGTGCGGTCGCTGCAGCCTTCGACGTCTATTTGGACCAATCCGCGCATACACACAGTAAAGCCGCGTGA
- a CDS encoding DUF2249 domain-containing protein — MTNSKPSIDVRTVPPRERHPTIFGMLGALLPGGSMMITSDHDPRPLHYQLQTNFPGQFGWDYLEEGPEIWRVEIARLEDGSGCECCCGTDH, encoded by the coding sequence ATGACGAATTCCAAGCCATCGATTGACGTCCGCACCGTTCCCCCGCGCGAACGCCACCCCACAATCTTCGGAATGCTCGGCGCACTTCTGCCGGGCGGCTCGATGATGATCACCAGCGATCACGATCCGCGACCGCTGCATTACCAACTCCAAACGAATTTCCCGGGCCAGTTCGGCTGGGACTATCTGGAAGAGGGACCCGAGATATGGCGCGTCGAGATCGCCCGTCTGGAAGATGGCTCGGGCTGCGAATGCTGCTGCGGCACGGATCATTGA
- a CDS encoding DUF2249 domain-containing protein → MNPPPKELDVRPILKNGGEPFQAIMDAVDGLKPGEALRLFATFRPQPLFKVMANRGFDHEAREIAGGDWEVLFTPRETAAPVALSSDALDVEAWPDPVEHLNLTELDPPEPMVRILDAAERLESGDVLFALLSREPVFLFPELASRGHQWAGNFDETGTVFRIFVRVGKEKGLGK, encoded by the coding sequence ATGAACCCACCGCCCAAAGAACTCGACGTTCGACCGATTCTAAAAAACGGCGGGGAGCCGTTCCAGGCGATCATGGACGCCGTGGACGGATTGAAGCCAGGAGAGGCCCTGCGGCTCTTTGCCACCTTCCGTCCGCAGCCGCTGTTCAAGGTTATGGCAAACCGTGGTTTCGACCATGAAGCACGGGAGATCGCAGGCGGCGACTGGGAGGTCCTCTTCACGCCGCGGGAGACGGCTGCTCCGGTGGCACTGTCCTCTGATGCCCTTGACGTCGAGGCCTGGCCCGATCCCGTCGAGCATCTCAATCTGACCGAGCTCGATCCGCCTGAGCCGATGGTCCGCATTCTCGACGCGGCCGAGAGGCTCGAGAGCGGCGATGTGTTGTTCGCGTTACTTTCACGCGAGCCGGTTTTCCTTTTCCCGGAGCTCGCAAGTCGCGGTCATCAGTGGGCCGGAAACTTTGACGAGACGGGAACCGTCTTCCGCATCTTCGTCCGTGTCGGAAAGGAGAAGGGGCTAGGGAAATGA
- a CDS encoding metal-sulfur cluster assembly factor — translation MTEATNDALCDEIRQALRMIIDPELGRNIVDLGLIYDVAVDDGGVARVAMTTTTKGCPASEYLKEAVRNCVWYVQGVEYAEVRLTYEPPWTPDMMSDPATPPNPQDLSGTRTSL, via the coding sequence ATGACTGAAGCGACCAACGACGCTCTCTGCGACGAGATCCGCCAGGCACTCCGCATGATCATCGATCCGGAACTGGGTCGAAATATCGTCGATCTGGGATTGATCTACGACGTTGCTGTCGACGACGGCGGCGTCGCTCGGGTGGCGATGACGACCACGACGAAGGGCTGTCCGGCAAGTGAGTACCTCAAGGAGGCGGTGCGCAACTGCGTCTGGTACGTGCAAGGGGTGGAATATGCGGAGGTTCGGCTGACCTACGAGCCTCCTTGGACCCCTGATATGATGAGCGATCCGGCAACGCCGCCGAATCCGCAGGACCTTTCGGGAACTCGAACGTCCCTGTAA
- a CDS encoding GGDEF domain-containing protein has translation MGGAISLLAVNFIIAQIFVAAFLMIAARSRLGRPAVWCAAGFGVASLSAIFEAVLPFTPVPMLFAVGAFASVLAGFSLLRFGLGLFYGVPARPSQLAAFFIGSVVIDLLIYDFPRGTLQHAFFYQMPFFLIQAWSASVIIRSGRRSYADRILFWLLTLSAFYFLVKIYAAIAAGSGATAADYLQSPFALISQALGAVLIVGAGVAMLGVMIKDLVDEARASSEIDVLSGLCNRRGFAGRVAPFLRDLNDRDPGALILADIDRFKLVNDAYGHHTGDEVIRAFSRVLADLMPSRAVAGRIGGEEFAIFIPSVGLADARVIANGMRAALASKRIDGLPGVAVTASFGVSAAAAGESLDAAMRRADEALYVAKAAGRNRVECAEPPIRVVVSADSHRSGRH, from the coding sequence ATGGGCGGCGCAATTTCACTTCTGGCGGTGAATTTCATCATTGCCCAAATCTTCGTGGCTGCCTTTCTGATGATCGCGGCGAGGAGTCGGTTGGGACGACCCGCCGTCTGGTGCGCCGCGGGTTTCGGCGTCGCCTCGCTGTCGGCGATTTTCGAAGCCGTCCTGCCGTTTACGCCGGTGCCAATGCTGTTTGCTGTTGGCGCCTTTGCAAGCGTCCTCGCCGGTTTCAGTCTCCTGCGTTTTGGCCTCGGGCTCTTTTATGGGGTGCCGGCAAGACCGTCGCAACTTGCAGCCTTTTTCATCGGTTCGGTCGTCATTGATCTGTTGATCTACGACTTTCCACGCGGGACGCTGCAGCACGCCTTCTTCTACCAAATGCCGTTCTTCCTGATCCAGGCCTGGTCCGCCTCGGTGATCATCAGATCCGGGCGCAGGTCCTACGCGGACAGGATCCTCTTCTGGCTGCTGACGCTGAGCGCGTTTTATTTTCTCGTGAAGATCTATGCAGCAATCGCTGCCGGGTCCGGCGCCACGGCGGCAGACTATCTTCAAAGCCCCTTCGCGCTGATTTCGCAGGCGCTCGGCGCAGTGTTGATTGTCGGCGCCGGCGTCGCGATGCTTGGCGTCATGATAAAAGATCTCGTCGACGAAGCACGCGCCAGTTCCGAGATCGACGTTCTTTCGGGTCTTTGCAATCGACGCGGGTTTGCGGGTCGTGTTGCGCCTTTCCTGCGTGATCTGAATGATCGTGACCCCGGCGCGCTGATCCTTGCGGACATTGATCGGTTCAAACTCGTGAACGACGCTTATGGTCACCATACCGGTGACGAAGTCATCCGAGCGTTTTCGCGCGTCCTGGCTGATCTGATGCCTAGCCGCGCGGTGGCGGGCCGCATTGGCGGCGAGGAGTTCGCCATATTTATCCCGAGCGTCGGATTGGCCGATGCGCGTGTAATAGCCAACGGAATGCGTGCGGCGCTTGCGTCGAAGCGGATCGACGGTCTTCCAGGAGTTGCGGTCACGGCTAGCTTCGGCGTTTCTGCGGCAGCGGCGGGCGAGTCGTTAGACGCGGCGATGCGGCGGGCCGATGAGGCCCTTTATGTCGCCAAGGCTGCAGGCAGGAACCGTGTAGAATGTGCCGAACCACCCATACGTGTCGTCGTTTCTGCCGATTCCCATCGATCCGGGAGACATTGA